The Epinephelus lanceolatus isolate andai-2023 chromosome 8, ASM4190304v1, whole genome shotgun sequence genome includes a window with the following:
- the LOC117258399 gene encoding protein ILRUN-like, translating into MEGMDLDLDQELMQKFSCMGTTDKDILISEFQRLLGFQLNPAGCAFFLDMTNWNLQAAIGAYYDFESPNISAPCMSFVKDVTIGEGESVPPDTPFTKTWRVQNTGAESWPPGVCLKYVGGDQFGHVNMVMVRSLDPQEMADVSVQMQSPASPGMYQGQWRMCTATGLYYGDVIWVILSVEVGGLLGVTQQLSSFQAEFNTQPHRTLEGDYNPFASPEKSKCPNSNNNSLQDASGHMVAGEHWQDNPDQLQQDQNGLSHNSVDIVANSLQSNLSVVSYNQGIQEPYPFGHS; encoded by the exons ATGGAGGGCatggacctggacctggaccaGGAGCTCATGCAGAAATTCAGCTGCATGGGCACGACGGACAAAGATATCCTAATATCGGAATTTCAGAGGCTCCTCGGGTTCCAGCTAAACCCCGCCGGATGCGCCTTCTTTCTGGACATGACCAACTG GAATTTACAAGCAGCCATCGGAGCCTACTATGACTTTGAGAGTCCCAACATCAGTGCACCGTGCATGTCCTTTGTGAAGGATGTGACGATTGGTGAGGGTGAATCAGTTCCACCAGACACACCTTTCACAAAGACCTGGAGAGTACAGAACACAG gTGCAGAGTCATGGCCTCCTGGAGTTTGTCTGAAGTACGTTGGAGGAGATCAGTTTGGTCATGTAAACATGGTGATGGTGCGGTCTTTAGACCCTCAGGAAATGGCTGATGTTAGTGTGCAGATGCAGAGCCCCGCGTCTCCCGGCATGTACCAGGGCCAGTGGAGAATGTGCACAGCCACCGGACTTTACTATGGAG ATGTCATTTGGGTGATCCTGAGCGTGGAGGTTGGAGGCCTTCTCGGCGTCACACAGCAGCTTTCCTCTTTTCAAGCCGAGTTCAACACCCAGCCACACCGCACCCTGGAAGGAGACTACAACCCCTTCGCCTCGCCAGAGAAGAGCAAGTGCcccaacagcaacaacaacagcctcCAAGATGCCAGTGGTCACATGGTTGCAGGGGAACATTGGCAGGACAACCCCGACCAGCTGCAGCAAGATCAGAATGGACTTTCACACAACTCTGTGGATATAGTAGCAAACAGTCTACAAAGCAATCTATCAGTAGTCTCTTATAACCAG GGTATACAGGAGCCCTATCCTTTTGGGCACTCTTAA